From a single Prochlorococcus sp. MIT 0603 genomic region:
- the deoC gene encoding deoxyribose-phosphate aldolase, giving the protein MNNKSIKSSDNDISSFIHQAALDPHLDLDSLNQICDACNHFDFAGLCTNLIRLEAARKRLGNNKKTKLIAVIDFPFGYSPLSIKKTEAEWAAEYGAEELDMVPNFLKLSKGESDNFAQEVAEITSTGLPVRVILDSMRLPKESLELAIEACIDAGARGIQTGNGFGKAVTQDHILELHDLIKNRCEIKAAGGIKNLFQTCDLINAGATSIGTSFGTEIAKEAKPKRKPYDS; this is encoded by the coding sequence ATGAATAACAAGTCAATTAAAAGTAGCGACAATGATATTTCTTCCTTTATTCATCAAGCAGCACTAGATCCACATCTTGATTTAGATTCTCTTAATCAAATCTGCGATGCTTGCAATCACTTTGACTTTGCAGGATTGTGTACGAATTTAATTAGGCTCGAAGCAGCAAGAAAACGACTTGGTAATAATAAGAAGACAAAGCTAATCGCTGTTATAGATTTCCCATTTGGGTATAGTCCTCTATCGATAAAAAAAACTGAGGCTGAGTGGGCAGCAGAATATGGAGCAGAAGAACTAGATATGGTCCCTAACTTCCTGAAACTTTCCAAAGGGGAAAGTGACAATTTCGCCCAAGAGGTTGCAGAAATAACATCAACAGGTCTTCCTGTCAGAGTCATATTAGACTCAATGAGACTTCCTAAAGAGAGTCTTGAGTTAGCCATAGAAGCCTGTATAGATGCTGGAGCGAGAGGAATTCAAACAGGCAATGGGTTTGGCAAAGCAGTTACTCAAGACCATATTTTAGAGTTACATGACCTAATCAAAAATCGTTGCGAAATTAAAGCAGCTGGAGGAATTAAAAATCTTTTTCAGACTTGTGATCTAATTAATGCAGGAGCAACTTCGATTGGAACCTCATTTGGGACAGAAATAGCAAAAGAAGCAAAGCCTAAAAGGAAACCATATGACTCGTGA
- the hpf gene encoding ribosome hibernation-promoting factor, HPF/YfiA family, with protein sequence MKLLIHGRNLELTPALREYTQSKLEKAIHHFGEMVKEADVHLSVAKNPRVPQQTAEVTVFANGTVIRAQERSQNLYASIDLVANKLCRQLKRYKERHSDHHHSHGHSASVTPTTEEVLKDESVNHSLLEGKEAKLPNPGIRRKYFPMHPMTIEEARHQLDLIDHDFYLFKEKTTQQLQVIYRRNHGGYGIIQAKS encoded by the coding sequence ATGAAATTGCTGATTCATGGTCGCAATCTTGAGTTAACTCCAGCATTACGTGAGTACACACAGTCAAAGCTAGAAAAGGCCATCCATCACTTTGGGGAGATGGTTAAAGAAGCTGATGTCCACCTCTCAGTTGCAAAAAACCCAAGAGTGCCTCAACAAACTGCTGAAGTTACTGTTTTTGCCAATGGGACTGTCATTCGAGCACAAGAACGCAGCCAAAACCTTTATGCAAGCATTGATTTAGTTGCAAACAAGCTTTGTAGACAATTAAAAAGATACAAAGAAAGGCATAGTGACCATCATCATAGTCATGGACATAGCGCCTCTGTAACCCCTACGACAGAAGAAGTGCTAAAAGACGAGTCTGTCAATCATTCACTGCTAGAAGGTAAAGAAGCTAAGCTTCCAAATCCTGGAATCCGCCGCAAATATTTCCCCATGCACCCAATGACCATAGAAGAAGCAAGGCATCAGTTAGATCTTATTGATCATGACTTTTATCTATTCAAAGAAAAGACCACTCAACAATTACAAGTTATCTATAGAAGAAATCATGGTGGCTATGGGATTATCCAGGCAAAAAGCTAA
- the lipB gene encoding lipoyl(octanoyl) transferase LipB, which produces MHNLAINHLPKESFSTILFEPLELVEFQMAWNWQREWQKRFLLDRSIKQALWMLQHVECYTLGRASNEANLLFDLNDPPFDLFRIDRGGEVTHHLPGQLVVYLVLDLCRYKTDLGWYLRQLEDVLIDVLDGLGLNGYRIDGMTGVWCEGKKVGFIGISCRRWITQHGLCLNVDCNLTGFHKIVPCGLKGHQTGHLKEWLPNLKMEKVHFLMKKSLKKHFGLLWTD; this is translated from the coding sequence ATGCATAATTTAGCCATAAATCATTTACCAAAAGAAAGTTTTTCTACGATTCTTTTTGAACCATTGGAATTAGTTGAATTTCAGATGGCATGGAATTGGCAGAGAGAATGGCAAAAGAGGTTCCTCTTAGACCGTTCTATAAAGCAAGCTCTATGGATGCTGCAACATGTTGAGTGTTACACCTTAGGCAGAGCTTCTAATGAGGCTAATTTGCTTTTTGATTTAAATGACCCACCCTTCGATTTATTTAGAATTGATAGGGGAGGAGAAGTAACACATCATTTGCCTGGCCAATTGGTTGTATATCTTGTTTTAGATCTCTGTCGATATAAAACTGACTTAGGTTGGTATTTAAGGCAGCTTGAAGATGTTTTGATTGATGTTTTAGATGGTTTAGGGCTTAATGGGTATCGAATTGATGGTATGACAGGTGTTTGGTGCGAAGGTAAGAAGGTTGGTTTTATTGGGATCAGTTGCCGTAGATGGATTACTCAACATGGCCTATGTCTAAATGTTGACTGCAACCTTACTGGTTTCCATAAGATTGTTCCTTGTGGTCTAAAAGGTCATCAAACAGGTCATCTTAAAGAATGGTTGCCAAATTTAAAAATGGAGAAAGTTCATTTTTTGATGAAGAAAAGCTTGAAAAAGCATTTCGGATTGTTATGGACTGATTAA